From a single Azospirillaceae bacterium genomic region:
- a CDS encoding universal stress protein, with protein sequence MMIKEILVHLDGSTDDESRIVQAEHLAVVHKSHLQGLFINLLPDPPLSVSHYPVSRGLLAEHLLEAEARRGLVEHALELRFNRVAVPRDLARFDCLAAQAGGVAATQARLADLLVVRTPYRVAQPNRASDVVEAALFGSGRAVFVIPEADPLHIRPLDTVVIAWKNSPQAANAVMHALPFLRQADQVVIVTADPGGSAPARTGKPGADVARYLRHHDVNAEVRHLGKRDNVAAALFNEAELLGAGLIVAGAYGHSRLREWALGGVTRNILTKTPVPALLAH encoded by the coding sequence ATGATGATCAAGGAAATTCTGGTGCACCTGGACGGCAGCACCGACGACGAAAGCCGGATTGTCCAGGCCGAACATTTGGCGGTGGTCCACAAAAGCCACCTCCAGGGCCTGTTCATCAACCTCCTGCCCGATCCGCCGCTGAGCGTTTCCCATTACCCCGTCAGCCGCGGCCTGCTGGCCGAGCATCTGCTGGAGGCCGAGGCGCGGCGCGGCCTGGTGGAACACGCGCTGGAGTTGCGGTTCAACCGGGTGGCCGTCCCCCGCGACCTGGCCCGCTTCGACTGCCTGGCGGCACAGGCCGGCGGCGTGGCCGCCACCCAGGCCCGCCTGGCCGACCTGCTGGTGGTGCGCACCCCCTATCGCGTGGCCCAGCCCAACCGGGCCAGCGACGTGGTGGAGGCCGCCCTGTTCGGGTCCGGCCGGGCCGTCTTCGTCATTCCCGAGGCGGATCCGCTCCACATCCGGCCGCTGGACACCGTCGTCATCGCCTGGAAGAACAGCCCACAGGCGGCCAACGCGGTGATGCACGCCCTGCCCTTCCTGCGCCAGGCCGACCAGGTGGTCATCGTCACCGCCGACCCGGGCGGATCGGCCCCGGCCCGCACCGGCAAGCCCGGCGCCGATGTCGCCCGCTACCTGCGGCACCACGACGTCAATGCGGAGGTCCGGCACCTGGGCAAGCGGGACAACGTCGCCGCGGCCCTGTTCAACGAGGCCGAGCTGCTGGGCGCCGGCCTGATCGTCGCGGGCGCCTACGGCCATTCCCGCCTGCGGGAATGGGCCCTGGGCGGCGTGACGCGGAACATCCTGACCAAGACACCGGTCCCGGCCCTGCTGGCCCATTAG
- a CDS encoding arsenate reductase family protein: MSTIVFYEKPGCRGNARQRRMLEAAGHTVLARSLLAEPWTAERLRGFFGQTPVASWFNPAAPAIKDGSVDPAAMDAATALARLVAEPLLIRRPLAEVAGLNLAGFEALATHLGLPADDAAALTGCSHPQSHPHPSCPAPASTGTP, encoded by the coding sequence ATGAGCACCATCGTCTTTTATGAGAAGCCCGGCTGCCGCGGCAACGCCCGCCAGCGCCGGATGCTGGAGGCCGCCGGCCACACCGTCCTGGCCCGCAGCCTGCTGGCCGAACCGTGGACGGCCGAACGCCTGCGCGGCTTCTTCGGCCAGACGCCGGTGGCCAGCTGGTTCAACCCGGCTGCCCCCGCCATCAAGGACGGCAGCGTCGATCCGGCGGCCATGGACGCCGCCACGGCCCTGGCCCGCCTGGTGGCCGAACCGCTGCTGATCCGCCGCCCGCTGGCGGAGGTGGCGGGCCTGAACCTGGCCGGATTCGAAGCGTTGGCGACCCACCTGGGCCTGCCGGCCGACGATGCCGCCGCCCTGACCGGTTGCAGCCACCCGCAGTCCCATCCCCATCCGTCCTGCCCCGCCCCCGCCAGCACTGGAACGCCGTGA
- a CDS encoding response regulator — MQIGVETAKAVDQRRVFVVDPDEITRAALQFMLQDEIETHELATPEDAYARGVGWLRPDVVLLGITLVAARGVALVGEMQRAFPGVRVLIVCAKADEALALAALKAGAHGALLKPLTLAEVRRKVDAVLGRGGAPLVQLGGAPATPGLPL, encoded by the coding sequence ATGCAGATCGGTGTCGAAACCGCCAAGGCCGTGGACCAGCGGCGGGTGTTCGTCGTGGACCCGGATGAGATCACGCGCGCGGCCCTGCAGTTCATGCTGCAGGATGAGATCGAGACCCATGAGCTGGCGACGCCGGAGGACGCCTACGCCCGGGGCGTGGGTTGGCTGCGGCCGGACGTGGTGCTGCTGGGCATAACCCTGGTGGCGGCGCGCGGCGTGGCCCTGGTGGGTGAGATGCAGCGCGCCTTCCCCGGCGTGCGGGTGCTGATCGTCTGCGCCAAGGCGGATGAGGCCCTGGCGCTGGCGGCGCTTAAGGCCGGCGCCCACGGCGCGCTGCTGAAGCCGCTGACCCTGGCGGAGGTGCGGCGCAAGGTGGATGCGGTGCTGGGCCGGGGCGGCGCGCCGCTGGTGCAGCTGGGCGGCGCGCCCGCTACCCCGGGGTTGCCCCTATGA
- the nifH gene encoding nitrogenase iron protein gives MSALRQIAFYGKGGIGKSTTSQNTLAALAEMGHRILIVGCDPKADSTRLILHAKAQDTILSLAAAAGSVEDLELEEVMKVGYRDIRCVESGGPEPGVGCAGRGVITSINFLEENGAYEDIDYVSYDVLGDVVCGGFAMPIRENKAQEIYIVMSGEMMAMYAANNISKGILKYAMSGGVRLGGLVCNERQTDKELELAEALAKKLGTQLIYFVPRDNIVQHAELRRMTVLEYAPESEQANHYRKLAQRVHNNAGKGIIPTPITMDELEDMLMEHGIMKKVDEAIVGKSAAELAIA, from the coding sequence ATGTCGGCTCTTCGACAAATCGCGTTTTACGGCAAGGGTGGTATCGGCAAGTCCACCACCTCCCAGAACACCCTGGCGGCCCTGGCCGAGATGGGCCACCGCATCCTGATTGTCGGCTGTGATCCCAAGGCGGATTCCACCCGCCTGATCCTGCACGCCAAGGCCCAGGACACCATCCTCAGCCTGGCCGCCGCCGCCGGCAGTGTGGAGGATCTGGAGCTGGAAGAGGTCATGAAGGTCGGCTACCGCGACATCCGGTGCGTTGAGTCCGGCGGCCCGGAACCGGGGGTCGGCTGCGCCGGCCGCGGCGTCATCACCTCCATCAACTTCCTGGAGGAGAACGGCGCGTACGAGGACATCGACTACGTCTCGTACGATGTGCTGGGCGACGTGGTGTGCGGTGGTTTCGCCATGCCCATCCGCGAGAACAAGGCCCAGGAAATCTACATCGTCATGTCGGGCGAGATGATGGCCATGTACGCGGCCAACAACATCTCCAAGGGCATCCTGAAGTACGCCATGTCCGGCGGCGTCCGCCTGGGCGGCCTGGTCTGCAACGAGCGCCAGACCGACAAGGAGCTGGAACTGGCCGAGGCCCTGGCCAAGAAGCTGGGCACCCAGCTGATCTACTTCGTGCCGCGCGACAACATCGTGCAGCACGCCGAACTGCGCCGCATGACGGTGCTGGAATACGCGCCGGAAAGCGAACAGGCCAACCATTACCGCAAGCTGGCCCAGCGCGTTCACAACAACGCCGGCAAGGGCATCATCCCCACCCCCATCACCATGGACGAGCTGGAGGACATGCTGATGGAGCACGGCATCATGAAGAAGGTCGATGAAGCCATCGTCGGCAAGTCCGCGGCCGAACTGGCGATCGCCTGA
- the nifD gene encoding nitrogenase molybdenum-iron protein alpha chain, producing MSMSETQSVAEIKERNKELIAEVLQVYPEKTAKRRAKHLNVHEAGKSDCGVKSNLKSIPGVMTIRGCAYAGSKGVVWGPIKDMIHISHGPVGCGQYSWGARRNYYIGTTGIDTFVTMQFTSDFQEKDIVFGGDKKLAKIMDEIQELFPLNNGISVQSECPIGLIGDDIEAVSKVKSKEYGGKTIVPVRCEGFRGVSQSLGHHVANDAIRDWIFDKVDPNAPAKFQDTPYDVAIIGDYNIGGDAWSSRILLEEMGLRVIAQWSGDGTLAELENTPKAKLNVLHCYRSMNYISRHMEEKYGIPWTEYNFFGPSKIAESLRRIASYFDDKIKEGAERVIAKYQALMDDVIAKYRPRLEGKTVMLFVGGLRPRHVIGAYEDLGMEVVGTGYEFGHNDDYQRTAQHYVKDGTLIYDDVTGYEFEKFVERVQPDLVGSGIKEKYVFQKMGVPFRQMHSWDYSGPYHGYDGFAIFARDMDMAINAPVWKMAKAPWKGSAQPRLLAAE from the coding sequence ATGAGTATGTCGGAGACGCAGAGCGTTGCGGAGATCAAGGAACGCAACAAGGAATTGATCGCCGAGGTCTTGCAGGTCTACCCGGAGAAGACCGCCAAGCGGCGCGCCAAGCACCTGAACGTGCATGAGGCCGGCAAGTCCGATTGCGGCGTGAAATCCAACCTGAAGTCCATCCCCGGCGTCATGACCATCCGCGGCTGCGCCTACGCCGGGTCCAAGGGCGTGGTGTGGGGCCCCATCAAGGACATGATCCACATCAGCCACGGCCCCGTCGGCTGCGGCCAGTATTCCTGGGGTGCCCGGCGCAATTACTACATCGGCACGACCGGCATCGACACCTTCGTGACCATGCAGTTCACGTCCGACTTCCAGGAAAAGGACATCGTCTTCGGCGGCGACAAGAAGCTGGCCAAGATCATGGACGAGATCCAGGAACTGTTCCCGCTGAACAACGGCATCAGCGTCCAGTCGGAATGCCCCATCGGCCTGATCGGCGACGACATCGAGGCCGTGTCCAAGGTCAAGTCCAAGGAATATGGCGGCAAGACCATCGTGCCCGTCCGTTGCGAAGGCTTCCGCGGCGTGTCGCAGTCGCTGGGCCACCATGTCGCCAACGACGCCATCCGCGACTGGATCTTCGACAAGGTCGATCCCAACGCCCCGGCCAAGTTCCAGGACACGCCCTACGACGTCGCCATCATCGGCGACTACAACATCGGCGGCGACGCCTGGTCGTCCCGCATCCTGCTGGAGGAGATGGGCCTGCGCGTCATCGCCCAATGGTCGGGCGACGGCACCCTGGCGGAGCTGGAGAACACGCCCAAGGCCAAGCTGAACGTCCTGCACTGCTACCGCTCGATGAACTACATCTCGCGGCATATGGAAGAGAAGTACGGCATTCCCTGGACCGAATACAATTTCTTCGGCCCCAGCAAGATCGCCGAATCCCTGCGCCGCATCGCCAGCTACTTCGACGACAAGATCAAGGAGGGGGCGGAGCGTGTCATCGCCAAGTACCAGGCGCTGATGGACGACGTCATCGCCAAGTACCGCCCCCGCCTGGAAGGCAAGACCGTGATGCTGTTCGTGGGCGGCCTGCGCCCCCGCCACGTCATCGGCGCCTATGAGGATCTGGGCATGGAGGTGGTGGGCACGGGTTATGAGTTCGGCCACAACGACGACTACCAGCGCACGGCCCAGCACTACGTCAAGGACGGCACGCTGATCTACGACGACGTGACGGGCTATGAGTTCGAGAAGTTCGTGGAGCGCGTCCAGCCCGACCTGGTGGGGTCCGGCATCAAGGAAAAGTACGTCTTCCAGAAGATGGGCGTGCCCTTCCGCCAGATGCATTCCTGGGACTATTCCGGCCCCTATCACGGCTATGACGGCTTCGCCATCTTCGCCCGCGACATGGACATGGCCATCAACGCCCCCGTCTGGAAGATGGCCAAGGCGCCCTGGAAGGGCAGCGCCCAGCCCCGCCTGCTGGCCGCCGAGTAA
- the nifK gene encoding nitrogenase molybdenum-iron protein subunit beta yields MTQSAENVLDHFELFRGPEYQDMLINKRQQFENRRDPAEVERIREWAKTPEYQEKNFAREALTINPAKACQPLGAVFAAVGFESTLPFVHGSQGCVAYYRSHFSRHFKEPSSCVSSSMTEDAAVFGGLNNMIDGLANAYAMYKPKMIAVSTTCMAEVIGDDLNAFIKTAKEKGSVPAEYDVPFAHTPAFVGSHVTGYDNVMKGILEHFWDGKAGTEPKLERQPNDKINFIGGFDGYTVGNMREIKRIFGLMGIDYTILGDSSDVWDTPTDGEFRMYDGGTTLADAAAAVHAKATISMQEHCTEKTLPFIKAHGQEVVALNHPVGVAGTDRFLMALARLTGVEIPESLERERGRLVDAIADSSAHIHGKKFAIYGDPDLCLGLAGFLLELGAEPTHVLATNGNKAWAAKVQALFDSSPFGKNCHVHPGRDLWHMRSLLFTEPVDFLIGNTYGKYLERDTGTPLIRIGFPVFDRHHHHRYPLWGYQGGLNVLVTILDKIFDEIDRSTSVPSKTDYSFDIIR; encoded by the coding sequence ATGACGCAGAGTGCCGAAAACGTGCTCGACCATTTCGAGCTGTTCCGTGGCCCCGAATACCAGGACATGCTGATCAACAAGCGTCAGCAGTTCGAGAACCGGCGCGACCCGGCGGAGGTCGAGCGCATCCGGGAATGGGCCAAGACGCCCGAGTACCAGGAAAAGAACTTCGCCCGCGAGGCGCTGACCATCAACCCGGCGAAGGCCTGCCAGCCGCTGGGCGCCGTGTTCGCCGCCGTGGGGTTCGAAAGCACGCTGCCCTTCGTCCACGGCTCCCAAGGCTGCGTCGCCTATTACCGCAGCCATTTCTCCCGCCATTTCAAGGAGCCGTCGTCCTGCGTGTCGTCATCGATGACGGAGGACGCGGCGGTGTTCGGCGGCCTGAACAACATGATCGACGGGCTGGCCAACGCCTACGCCATGTACAAGCCCAAGATGATCGCCGTCTCCACCACCTGCATGGCGGAGGTGATCGGCGACGATCTGAACGCCTTCATCAAGACGGCCAAGGAAAAGGGCTCCGTTCCGGCTGAATACGACGTGCCCTTCGCCCACACCCCCGCCTTCGTCGGCAGCCATGTCACCGGCTACGACAATGTCATGAAGGGCATCCTGGAGCATTTCTGGGACGGCAAGGCCGGCACGGAGCCCAAGCTGGAACGCCAGCCCAACGACAAGATCAACTTCATCGGCGGCTTCGATGGCTACACCGTCGGCAACATGCGGGAGATCAAGCGCATCTTCGGCCTGATGGGCATCGACTACACCATCCTGGGCGACAGCAGCGATGTCTGGGACACCCCCACGGATGGGGAGTTCCGCATGTATGACGGCGGCACCACCCTGGCCGATGCCGCCGCCGCCGTCCACGCCAAGGCCACCATCTCCATGCAGGAACACTGCACGGAAAAGACGCTGCCCTTCATCAAGGCGCATGGGCAGGAGGTGGTGGCCCTCAACCACCCGGTGGGCGTGGCCGGCACCGACCGTTTCCTGATGGCGCTGGCGCGCCTGACCGGCGTGGAAATCCCGGAATCGCTGGAGCGGGAGCGCGGCCGCCTGGTCGATGCCATCGCCGACAGCAGCGCCCACATCCACGGCAAGAAGTTCGCCATCTACGGCGATCCCGACCTGTGCCTGGGCCTGGCCGGCTTCCTGCTGGAACTGGGGGCGGAGCCGACGCATGTGCTGGCCACCAACGGCAACAAGGCCTGGGCGGCCAAGGTGCAGGCGCTGTTCGACAGTTCCCCCTTCGGGAAGAACTGCCACGTCCACCCGGGCCGCGACCTGTGGCACATGCGGTCCCTGCTGTTCACCGAACCGGTGGATTTCCTGATCGGCAACACCTACGGCAAGTACCTGGAGCGCGACACCGGCACGCCGCTGATCCGCATCGGCTTCCCCGTCTTCGACCGGCACCACCACCACCGCTATCCGCTGTGGGGCTACCAGGGCGGGCTGAACGTGCTGGTGACCATCCTGGACAAGATCTTCGATGAGATCGACCGCAGCACCAGCGTGCCGTCCAAGACCGACTACAGCTTCGACATCATCCGCTGA
- a CDS encoding (2Fe-2S)-binding protein, producing MRRAGAVCTCKGVALGTIEDAVRAHGLTSLEDVRRHTAAGTGCGACSARVEDILVAAE from the coding sequence GTGCGGCGGGCGGGGGCGGTCTGCACCTGCAAGGGCGTGGCCCTTGGCACCATCGAGGATGCGGTCCGCGCGCACGGCTTGACCAGCCTTGAGGACGTGCGGCGGCACACGGCGGCCGGCACCGGCTGCGGCGCCTGCTCTGCCCGTGTGGAAGATATCCTGGTAGCGGCGGAGTAG
- the nifN gene encoding nitrogenase iron-molybdenum cofactor biosynthesis protein NifN, with amino-acid sequence MATVTHVKKACTVNPLKMSQPIGAALAFMGLRGAMPLLHGSQGCTSFGLVLFVRHFKEAIPLQTTAMSEVATVLGGYDNVEQAILNIHKRTKPEIIGICSTGVTEIKGDDVEGYIRQVRATHAEVADLPLVYVSTPDFKDAFQDGWAKAVTRMVQELVVPRSADTVRDPAKVAVLPGCHMTPGDLDELRAIFEDFGLEPRFLPDLAGSLDGHIPDDFTPTTIGGIGVDEVAALGNAAWAIAIGEQMRPAAQALHGKTGVPFRLFQRLCGLGPVDDFIMFLSEISGRSVPAKYRRQRGQLVDAMLDGHFHLGGRKLAIGAEPDLLADVGGMLHGMGAQIVAAVTTTHSPVLAGVPADEVLIGDLEDLERRAAERGCDLLITHSHGRQAAGRLGIPFFRMGLPLFDRLGAGHLVSVGYRGTRDLIFAISNLVIADHEHHHEPTPDTWRGDEKGEAA; translated from the coding sequence ATGGCGACCGTCACCCATGTGAAGAAGGCCTGCACCGTCAACCCGCTGAAGATGAGCCAGCCCATCGGCGCCGCCCTGGCCTTCATGGGCCTGCGGGGGGCGATGCCCCTGCTGCACGGGTCGCAGGGCTGCACCTCCTTCGGGCTGGTGCTGTTCGTCCGCCACTTCAAGGAGGCCATCCCCCTGCAGACGACGGCGATGAGCGAGGTCGCCACCGTCCTGGGCGGCTACGACAACGTCGAACAGGCCATCCTGAACATCCACAAACGCACCAAGCCCGAGATCATCGGCATCTGTTCCACCGGCGTCACCGAGATCAAGGGCGACGATGTTGAGGGTTACATCCGCCAGGTGCGGGCAACCCACGCCGAGGTGGCGGACCTGCCGCTGGTCTATGTCTCCACCCCCGACTTCAAGGACGCCTTCCAGGACGGCTGGGCCAAGGCCGTCACCCGCATGGTGCAGGAACTGGTGGTGCCGCGGTCGGCCGACACGGTGCGCGACCCGGCCAAGGTGGCCGTCCTGCCCGGTTGCCACATGACGCCGGGCGACCTGGACGAACTGCGCGCGATCTTTGAGGATTTCGGGCTTGAACCCCGTTTCCTGCCCGATCTGGCGGGCTCGCTGGACGGCCACATCCCGGACGACTTCACCCCCACCACCATCGGCGGCATCGGCGTGGATGAGGTGGCGGCCCTGGGTAACGCCGCCTGGGCCATCGCCATCGGCGAACAGATGCGCCCGGCGGCCCAGGCGCTGCACGGCAAGACGGGCGTGCCCTTCCGCCTGTTCCAGCGCCTGTGCGGCCTGGGTCCGGTGGATGACTTCATCATGTTCCTGTCGGAAATCAGTGGCCGGTCGGTGCCGGCCAAGTACCGCCGGCAGCGCGGGCAGCTGGTGGACGCCATGCTGGACGGCCATTTCCACCTGGGCGGCCGCAAGCTGGCCATCGGGGCAGAGCCGGACCTGCTGGCCGATGTCGGCGGCATGCTGCACGGCATGGGCGCGCAGATCGTGGCGGCCGTCACCACTACCCATTCGCCCGTACTGGCCGGCGTGCCGGCGGATGAGGTGCTGATCGGCGACCTGGAGGATCTGGAGCGCCGGGCGGCGGAACGCGGCTGCGACCTGCTGATCACCCATTCCCACGGCCGTCAGGCGGCGGGTCGGCTGGGCATCCCCTTCTTCCGCATGGGCCTGCCCCTGTTCGACCGGTTGGGGGCGGGGCACCTGGTGTCGGTGGGGTATCGCGGCACGCGCGACCTGATCTTCGCCATCAGCAACCTGGTGATCGCCGACCACGAGCACCACCACGAACCCACGCCGGATACCTGGCGCGGTGATGAAAAAGGGGAAGCCGCATGA
- the nifX gene encoding nitrogen fixation protein NifX, translated as MKVAFATQDMKRVDAHFGWARNIAIYELDPDGYRLVQAVEFAGDLQEDGNEDKLAPKIDAIRDCAILYVAAIGGSGAARVVASNIHPMKVSQPEPIEDLLERLRAVLNGTPPPWLRKAMAKGAARTLDLED; from the coding sequence ATGAAGGTCGCCTTCGCCACCCAGGACATGAAACGGGTCGATGCCCATTTCGGCTGGGCCCGCAACATCGCCATCTACGAACTGGATCCCGACGGCTATCGCCTGGTGCAGGCGGTGGAATTCGCCGGCGATTTGCAGGAGGACGGCAACGAGGACAAGCTGGCGCCCAAGATCGACGCCATCCGGGACTGCGCCATCCTTTATGTCGCCGCCATCGGCGGATCGGGTGCGGCCCGCGTCGTCGCCAGCAACATCCACCCCATGAAGGTCAGCCAGCCGGAACCCATCGAGGACCTGCTGGAACGGCTGCGCGCCGTGCTGAACGGCACGCCCCCACCCTGGCTGCGCAAGGCCATGGCCAAGGGGGCCGCCCGCACCCTGGATTTGGAGGATTGA
- a CDS encoding NifX-associated nitrogen fixation protein, which translates to MSDVLDALPETTAAQSPFIRTLVMIWRAQDTHGTWEGKSDLDLLAPYVVDREQRRQMPIMGDPDPETIWRLELFFNAVALSIEQATGVMVSPMLKMSHEGFGRMVLIGGRLVAVNKQLRDVHRFGFDTMAKLAEEGTKYVQAGVDMIGRFPDVARY; encoded by the coding sequence ATGTCGGACGTCCTGGACGCGTTGCCCGAAACCACGGCGGCGCAAAGCCCCTTCATCCGCACCCTGGTCATGATCTGGCGCGCCCAGGACACCCACGGCACGTGGGAGGGCAAGTCCGACCTGGACCTGCTGGCCCCCTACGTGGTGGACCGGGAACAGCGCCGGCAGATGCCCATCATGGGCGATCCCGATCCCGAGACCATCTGGCGGCTGGAGCTGTTCTTCAACGCCGTGGCGCTCAGCATCGAACAGGCCACCGGCGTGATGGTGTCGCCCATGCTGAAGATGAGCCATGAGGGCTTCGGCCGCATGGTGCTGATCGGCGGCCGGCTGGTGGCGGTGAACAAGCAACTGCGCGACGTGCATCGTTTCGGATTCGATACGATGGCCAAGCTGGCGGAGGAGGGGACGAAATACGTCCAGGCCGGCGTGGACATGATCGGGCGCTTCCCCGATGTCGCCCGGTATTGA
- a CDS encoding CCE_0567 family metalloprotein, producing MSDIDALKNEIKKQSARAMQAKMDLHDLSEELPINWPSILEVAQRTHDAFAVLEAKRADLKALETAWASATQMSVTP from the coding sequence ATGAGCGATATCGACGCCCTGAAGAACGAGATCAAGAAGCAATCGGCGCGGGCCATGCAGGCCAAGATGGACCTGCACGACCTGTCGGAGGAGTTGCCGATCAACTGGCCCAGCATCCTGGAGGTGGCCCAGCGCACCCATGACGCCTTCGCCGTGCTGGAGGCCAAGCGCGCCGACCTGAAGGCCCTGGAGACCGCCTGGGCCAGCGCCACCCAGATGTCCGTCACGCCATGA
- the fdxB gene encoding ferredoxin III, nif-specific, with the protein MSSLTRDGRSWQPDFLIAIDAKRCIGCGRCFKVCGRGVMVLKGITEDGEMVALDSDDDDDEIEKKVMVMDDAGACVGCRACARVCPANCQTHAPLADAA; encoded by the coding sequence ATGTCATCCCTTACCCGCGACGGCCGGTCCTGGCAGCCGGATTTCCTGATCGCCATCGACGCCAAGCGCTGCATCGGCTGCGGCCGCTGCTTCAAGGTTTGCGGCCGGGGCGTGATGGTGCTGAAGGGCATCACCGAGGATGGCGAGATGGTCGCCCTCGACAGTGATGACGATGATGATGAGATCGAGAAGAAGGTGATGGTGATGGATGACGCGGGCGCCTGCGTCGGCTGCCGCGCCTGCGCCCGCGTCTGTCCCGCCAATTGCCAGACGCACGCACCCCTGGCGGACGCGGCGTGA